The Magnetococcales bacterium genome contains a region encoding:
- a CDS encoding c-type cytochrome: MWRTGLFMALFSALVFPGSSSLAGEKPTGAAELYRKHCATCHGHKGEGNTTLGQSMSPPPRKFTDPAGMMDLTRERMITSIRDGRKATAMPAWGELLSAAQIDSLADYIREHLMPSAIGGDASLGQQIYAKNCSVCHGDRGDTAVWAQSGLQPAPRNFTTDQARTELSRERMIFSITFGRAETAMPSWKERFSKEEIEAVVDYIRGAFLFPEGETRAKPADHAAHGDGAHDHSSHFDLQAMLAPLPKGLQGDAGWGGSFYEKNCATCHGKEGDGQGPRSAFINPKPRNFRHPASQHKMNRPHLFEVIAKGVLKAEMPAWDKVLSEQEIANVAEYVFVAFIQPGHATELQQLQESGAADHDHGDHGEHGDHGEHDDHGDHDQAPAAEGHSH; the protein is encoded by the coding sequence ATGTGGCGAACCGGTCTGTTCATGGCGTTGTTCAGCGCCCTCGTTTTTCCAGGAAGTTCCAGCCTTGCCGGAGAAAAACCAACCGGTGCTGCCGAACTCTATCGCAAGCATTGCGCCACCTGCCATGGCCACAAAGGCGAAGGCAACACCACTCTGGGGCAAAGCATGAGCCCCCCGCCCCGCAAGTTCACCGATCCCGCCGGCATGATGGATCTGACCCGGGAACGCATGATCACCTCCATCCGCGACGGGCGCAAGGCCACGGCCATGCCCGCCTGGGGTGAACTGCTTTCCGCCGCCCAGATCGACTCCCTGGCCGACTACATCCGGGAACACCTGATGCCCAGCGCCATCGGCGGCGACGCCTCCCTGGGGCAACAGATATATGCCAAAAACTGTTCCGTCTGCCACGGGGATCGGGGAGATACCGCCGTGTGGGCCCAAAGCGGTCTGCAACCCGCCCCGCGCAACTTCACCACCGATCAGGCCCGCACGGAGCTTTCCCGCGAGCGCATGATCTTCTCGATAACCTTCGGTCGCGCCGAAACCGCCATGCCTTCCTGGAAGGAGCGTTTCTCCAAGGAGGAGATCGAAGCGGTGGTCGATTACATCCGGGGTGCTTTCCTCTTTCCCGAAGGGGAGACCCGCGCCAAGCCGGCGGACCATGCCGCTCACGGGGACGGCGCTCACGACCATTCCAGCCACTTCGACCTGCAGGCCATGTTGGCTCCATTGCCCAAGGGATTGCAAGGCGATGCGGGCTGGGGAGGATCTTTCTACGAAAAGAACTGCGCCACCTGCCACGGCAAGGAGGGTGACGGACAGGGTCCGCGTTCCGCCTTCATCAATCCCAAGCCCCGCAATTTCCGCCATCCCGCCTCCCAGCACAAGATGAACCGGCCTCACCTCTTCGAGGTGATCGCCAAAGGGGTGCTGAAGGCCGAGATGCCCGCCTGGGACAAGGTTCTCTCCGAGCAGGAGATCGCCAACGTCGCCGAGTATGTCTTCGTGGCCTTCATTCAGCCGGGGCATGCCACGGAGTTGCAGCAGTTGCAGGAGTCGGGGGCGGCGGACCACGACCATGGGGATCATGGGGAACACGGGGATCATGGGGAACACGACGACCATGGGGATCATGACCAGGCCCCTGCCGCCGAAGGGCATTCCCACTGA
- a CDS encoding diguanylate cyclase: protein MSISARVLISTASAVALVMVWLIVFFVKHQKETILAQNERTMTLMVSNIGSGLRTIMKSGYAHIAREFIADIRKNPAVLDFRILRANGLEAFLDNSTIAEVNRRLGEEEFLPRKEENKVQVLPENDPNLQTVLKDHHIVPLHHKKDGVAQVTFLAPIQKDEKCGKCHGSDAKPRGLMLITTSLAQVEQDIRDTRQEAFLVALVALFFVLLLVYVMIRSFLIRPLGLIKSSMNRVAGGHLTERIAVPGNDEISEIAAAFNEMARQLAITYDGLHQEQDKLATVIFGAQEGIVVTDGNQNVVLVNPSAERLVGKTFEQIRDAGWEMLLDDADFLKAFVAKGGREMPDLVVYNSRALKLHAATIHAVDQTAIGTSIMLRDVTDEKNLEDKLRELSVTDALTQLFNRRGLMEVLEKEIKRSQRYNHFLGFLLFDVDHFKKFNDTYGHDQGDRVLQAIGRAMKEHFRKVDTPCRYGGEEFCAILPDTDPRGAYIVAERFRRRIEAMLVDNLKVTVSIGVVTIPACEVNKAEDLIKRADELLYEGKRNGRNQVTIGIPLEDLDLSSVEM from the coding sequence ATGAGCATCAGTGCCCGGGTTCTTATTTCCACCGCCAGCGCGGTCGCGCTGGTCATGGTCTGGCTTATCGTCTTCTTCGTCAAGCATCAAAAAGAGACCATCCTGGCCCAGAACGAACGCACCATGACCTTGATGGTGAGCAATATCGGCAGTGGCCTGCGCACCATCATGAAATCGGGTTACGCCCACATCGCACGCGAGTTCATCGCCGACATCCGCAAGAACCCCGCCGTACTGGACTTCCGCATTTTGCGTGCCAACGGGTTGGAAGCCTTTCTGGACAACAGCACCATCGCCGAGGTGAACCGACGTCTCGGGGAGGAGGAGTTCCTGCCCCGCAAGGAGGAGAACAAGGTTCAGGTTCTGCCTGAGAACGACCCCAATCTGCAGACCGTCCTGAAAGACCATCACATCGTACCCCTGCACCACAAGAAGGACGGCGTGGCCCAGGTGACCTTTCTGGCCCCCATCCAGAAGGACGAGAAGTGCGGCAAGTGCCACGGCAGCGATGCCAAGCCCCGTGGCCTCATGCTGATCACCACCTCGCTGGCCCAGGTGGAGCAGGATATTCGGGATACCCGTCAGGAGGCCTTTCTGGTGGCGCTGGTGGCGCTCTTTTTCGTGCTGCTGCTGGTCTACGTGATGATACGCAGCTTTCTGATCCGGCCCCTGGGCCTGATCAAATCCTCCATGAACCGGGTTGCCGGGGGGCATCTGACGGAACGCATCGCGGTTCCCGGCAATGACGAAATCAGTGAAATCGCCGCCGCCTTCAACGAAATGGCGCGGCAACTGGCCATCACTTACGACGGGCTGCACCAGGAGCAGGACAAGCTGGCCACGGTGATCTTCGGCGCCCAGGAGGGCATCGTGGTCACCGACGGCAATCAGAACGTCGTCCTGGTCAACCCCTCCGCGGAACGCCTCGTCGGCAAAACCTTCGAACAAATCCGCGACGCCGGTTGGGAGATGCTGCTGGACGATGCCGACTTTCTGAAGGCTTTCGTGGCCAAGGGAGGCCGGGAGATGCCGGATCTGGTGGTTTACAACAGCCGGGCTCTGAAGCTCCACGCCGCCACCATCCACGCCGTGGATCAGACCGCCATCGGCACCTCCATCATGCTGCGGGATGTCACCGACGAAAAGAACCTGGAAGACAAGCTGCGGGAACTCTCCGTGACTGACGCCCTGACCCAGCTCTTCAACCGGCGCGGTCTCATGGAGGTTCTGGAGAAGGAGATCAAACGCTCCCAGCGCTACAACCACTTCCTGGGATTCCTGCTTTTCGACGTGGACCACTTCAAAAAATTCAACGACACCTATGGCCACGATCAGGGGGACCGGGTGCTGCAGGCCATCGGTCGCGCCATGAAGGAGCATTTCCGCAAGGTGGACACTCCCTGCCGTTACGGGGGCGAGGAGTTCTGCGCCATTCTGCCGGATACGGATCCGCGCGGAGCCTACATCGTCGCGGAACGCTTCCGCCGCCGCATCGAAGCCATGCTGGTGGATAACCTGAAAGTGACCGTCTCCATCGGCGTGGTCACCATTCCCGCCTGCGAGGTCAACAAGGCGGAAGACCTGATCAAAAGGGCGGACGAACTGCTTTATGAAGGCAAACGCAACGGACGCAACCAGGTGACCATCGGTATCCCCCTGGAAGATTTAGATTTATCAAGTGTCGAGATGTAG
- a CDS encoding 6-bladed beta-propeller, translating into MKLRLTMSAMLCLLSGAAVILGGCVEGKQAKVLPPLVFPSPPDEARFQYERTLRSSVDVEPKDRKGLAMREMLTGDSGLEGKGFGKPYGIAVRKGVIYVSDTINRSVMRFDPEHGKFTEIGKEDPGALAKPMGLDVDQEGNLYVMDATKKFVMVYGPDGKYLRALGGKEMFDRPSSVAVNPDATRIYVVDTGASRGRDEAHRIRVFDAKNGTPLFDIGKRGEKPGEFNLLRDAKFGPDGLLYVVDGGNFRVQVFNQDGKFLRFFGGVGRNLGQFARPKGLAADKAGNIYISDASHANFQIFNKEGQLLLFVGDRGPDTERARYMLPSMIAVDEDGRVYMVDQGYKKVDIYRPATLGEKDGFLGQAFDKLENIKPVKK; encoded by the coding sequence ATGAAACTGCGTCTGACGATGTCTGCGATGTTGTGTCTCCTGAGCGGGGCGGCGGTGATCCTCGGAGGCTGCGTGGAGGGCAAACAGGCCAAGGTGCTGCCTCCCCTGGTCTTTCCGAGTCCGCCGGACGAGGCCCGGTTCCAGTATGAGCGCACCCTGCGCTCCAGCGTCGATGTCGAGCCCAAGGACCGCAAGGGCCTGGCCATGCGGGAGATGCTCACCGGCGATTCGGGTCTGGAGGGCAAGGGCTTCGGCAAACCCTACGGCATCGCGGTGCGCAAGGGGGTGATCTACGTCTCCGATACCATCAACCGGTCGGTGATGCGTTTCGATCCCGAACACGGCAAGTTCACCGAGATCGGCAAGGAGGATCCGGGCGCGCTGGCCAAACCCATGGGTTTGGATGTGGACCAGGAGGGCAACCTCTACGTGATGGATGCCACCAAGAAGTTCGTCATGGTCTACGGTCCGGATGGCAAGTATCTGCGGGCCCTGGGAGGCAAGGAGATGTTCGACCGACCCTCTTCCGTGGCGGTGAACCCGGATGCCACCCGGATTTATGTGGTGGACACCGGCGCCTCCCGAGGGCGGGATGAGGCACACCGCATCCGGGTTTTCGACGCCAAAAACGGCACCCCGCTCTTCGACATCGGCAAGCGCGGAGAGAAGCCGGGCGAATTCAATCTGCTGCGGGATGCCAAATTCGGCCCCGACGGTCTGCTTTATGTCGTGGACGGCGGCAATTTCCGCGTTCAGGTCTTCAATCAGGACGGCAAATTCCTGCGCTTCTTCGGCGGGGTGGGGCGCAACCTGGGGCAGTTCGCCCGACCCAAGGGGCTCGCCGCCGACAAGGCAGGCAACATCTACATTTCGGATGCCTCCCACGCCAATTTCCAGATCTTCAACAAGGAGGGGCAGTTGCTGTTGTTCGTGGGGGATCGTGGTCCGGATACCGAGCGGGCCCGATATATGCTGCCCTCCATGATCGCCGTGGATGAGGACGGTCGCGTCTACATGGTGGATCAGGGCTACAAGAAGGTCGACATCTATCGCCCCGCCACCCTGGGCGAGAAGGATGGCTTCCTGGGGCAGGCTTTCGACAAGCTGGAAAACATCAAGCCGGTGAAAAAGTAG
- a CDS encoding c-type cytochrome translates to MRKLVLGLALWVPLTLGADPAHEAGRAVYNFRCYFCHGYSGNGRTLAASYLTPKPRDFTRTAPEALPLERMIASIRHGVPSTGMAAFETVLTPAEIEAVAAFVRQEFMVDKAENTRYHTVANGWGDHERYREAYPFALGEIAMDRAEETLTPEQRRGKALYLSACISCHDWGRVEKEEPVWEPRAVSYPRAGFVPGQESVPDAVSGASVYARHDRAPVLSGEVSQAVREGERLFQGNCAFCHAADGTGKNWIGTFLQPHPRDLTEAGFKARRSREGLKRVMAEGLAGTSMPAWRGVLSEGQMENIAEYIEQAM, encoded by the coding sequence ATGAGAAAGCTGGTGCTGGGGTTGGCGTTGTGGGTGCCCCTCACGCTTGGTGCCGACCCCGCTCATGAGGCCGGGCGGGCGGTTTACAATTTCCGTTGCTATTTCTGCCACGGTTACTCGGGCAACGGGCGCACCCTGGCGGCCAGTTATCTCACACCGAAGCCTCGGGATTTCACCCGCACCGCCCCGGAGGCGTTGCCTTTGGAGCGTATGATCGCTTCCATTCGCCACGGCGTGCCCTCGACCGGCATGGCCGCCTTCGAAACCGTTCTCACTCCCGCCGAGATAGAGGCCGTAGCCGCTTTCGTGCGGCAGGAGTTCATGGTGGACAAGGCGGAAAACACCCGTTACCACACGGTAGCCAACGGCTGGGGGGATCACGAACGCTACCGGGAGGCCTATCCGTTCGCCCTGGGTGAGATTGCCATGGACCGGGCGGAGGAGACGCTGACCCCTGAGCAGCGGCGGGGCAAGGCCCTGTATTTGAGCGCCTGCATTTCGTGTCACGACTGGGGGCGGGTGGAGAAGGAGGAGCCGGTTTGGGAGCCGCGTGCGGTATCCTATCCGCGTGCGGGTTTCGTTCCGGGGCAGGAGTCGGTTCCGGATGCGGTTTCGGGGGCGTCGGTCTATGCCCGGCATGATCGGGCCCCGGTGTTGTCGGGGGAGGTTTCGCAGGCGGTGCGGGAGGGGGAGCGGTTGTTTCAAGGCAACTGCGCCTTTTGTCATGCAGCGGACGGCACGGGAAAAAACTGGATCGGCACTTTTTTGCAGCCGCATCCGAGGGATTTGACGGAGGCGGGTTTCAAGGCGCGGCGCAGTCGGGAGGGGTTGAAGCGGGTGATGGCCGAGGGTTTGGCCGGAACGTCGATGCCCGCCTGGAGGGGGGTGTTGAGCGAGGGGCAGATGGAGAATATCGCCGAGTATATCGAGCAGGCGATGTGA